One genomic window of Eptesicus fuscus isolate TK198812 chromosome 6, DD_ASM_mEF_20220401, whole genome shotgun sequence includes the following:
- the POU4F2 gene encoding POU domain, class 4, transcription factor 2, with product MMMMSLNSKQAFSMPHGSSLHVEPKYSALHSASPGSSAPAAPAASSPSSSSNAAGSGGGGGGGGRSSSSSSSGSGGGGGGSEAMRRACLPTPPSNIFGGLDESLLARAEALAAVDIVSQSKSHHHHPPHHSPFKPDATYHTMNTIPCTSSASSSSVPISHPSALAGTHHHHHHHHHHHHQPHQALEGELLEHLSPGLALGAMAGPDGAVVSTPAHAPHMATMNPMHQAALSMAHTHGLPSHMGCMSDVDADPRDLEAFAERFKQRRIKLGVTQADVGSALANLKIPGVGSLSQSTICRFESLTLSHNNMIALKPILQAWLEEAEKSHREKLTKPELFNGAEKKRKRTSIAAPEKRSLEAYFAIQPRPSSEKIAAIAEKLDLKKNVVRVWFCNQRQKQKRMKYSAGI from the exons atgatgatgatgtcgCTGAACAGCAAGCAGGCGTTCAGCATGCCGCACGGCAGCAGCCTGCACGTGGAGCCCAAGTACTCGGCACTGCACAGTGCCTCTCCCGGCTCCTCCGCTCCCGCGGCGCCCGCGGCCAGCTCTCCCAGCAGCTCCAGCAATGCTGCCGGcagtggcggcggcggtggcggcggaggCCGGAGCAGTAGCTCCAGTAGCAGCGgtagcggcggcggcggcgggggttCCGAGGCGATGCGAAGAGCGTGTCTTCCAACCCCACCG AGCAATATATTCGGCGGGCTGGATGAGAGTCTGCTGGCCCGCGCGGAGGCTCTGGCGGCCGTGGACATCGTCTCCCAGAGCAagagccaccaccaccacccgcccCACCACAGCCCCTTCAAGCCGGACGCCACCTACCACACCATGAACACCATCCCGTGCAcgtcctccgcctcctcctcgtCGGTGCCCATCTCGCACCCGTCCGCGCTGGCGGGCAcgcaccaccaccatcaccaccaccaccaccaccaccaccagccgcACCAGGCGCTGGAGGGAGAGCTGCTGGAGCACCTGAGTCCCGGGCTGGCGCTGGGTGCCATGGCGGGCCCCGACGGCGCCGTGGTATCCACGCCAGCTCACGCGCCGCACATGGCTACCATGAACCCCATGCATCAAGCAGCGCTCAGCATGGCCCACACTCACGGGCTGCCCTCCCACATGGGCTGCATGAGCGACGTGGACGCCGACCCCCGGGACCTGGAGGCATTCGCCGAGCGCTTCAAGCAGCGACGCATCAAGCTGGGGGTGACCCAGGCGGACGTGGGCTCGGCGCTGGCCAACCTCAAGATCCCCGGCGTGGGCTCGCTGAGCCAGAGCACCATCTGCAGGTTTGAGTCCCTCACGCTGTCGCACAACAATATGATCGCGCTCAAACCCATCTTGCAAGCGTGGCTCGAGGAGGCCGAGAAGTCCCACCGCGAGAAGCTCACCAAGCCCGAGCTCTTCAACGGCGCGGAGAAGAAGCGCAAACGCACGTCCATCGCCGCGCCGGAGAAACGCTCGCTGGAAGCCTACTTCGCCATCCAGCCGCGGCCCTCCTCCGAGAAGATCGCCGCCATCGCCGAGAAGCTGGACCTTAAGAAAAACGTGGTGCGGGTCTGGTTCTGCAACCAGAGGCAGAAACAGAAAAGGATGAAATATTCTGCGGGCATTTAG